One region of Turicibacter bilis genomic DNA includes:
- a CDS encoding alanine/glycine:cation symporter family protein — MSELVKDLEHIIWSYLAIPILLFVSLIFTFYFQGVQFRFKKMIQCLTKKSSNSSVSSFQSFTMALAARVGVGSLAGVALGIYIGGPGSVFWMWISALITAAASFVESTLAQLYKKRDGDIYIGGPAYYIEYGMHQKGFAVIYAFIIVLTYTFGFSAIQANTIATSFRDVLSIPPLLTGVGLALITSMIIFGGASTIAKMTSKIVPIMALFYIGIGLFVMITHFDYIPTFFMTIFQDAFQPSPLIGGTVMYTIIIGIKRGVFSNEAGMGSGAHAAAVTNSDNPTDQGYIQSFGVYVTTLFICTITAFLIMVTNAVEVGTTHSNGIELTQYALTELFGPIGGVILAISIFFFAFSTILTGYFYGECNVKYLCKNEKILYPVRVIVLIVILISSIGSASLIWSLVDLGVALTATINVMALCYLAKEVKVIMNKKRS, encoded by the coding sequence ATGTCAGAACTAGTCAAAGATTTGGAACATATTATCTGGTCATACTTAGCAATTCCAATATTGTTATTTGTTAGTTTAATATTTACGTTCTATTTTCAAGGCGTTCAATTTAGATTTAAAAAAATGATTCAGTGCTTAACTAAAAAATCATCTAATAGTAGTGTGTCCTCCTTTCAGTCATTTACAATGGCATTAGCTGCGCGAGTAGGCGTTGGTTCATTAGCTGGAGTTGCTCTTGGAATTTACATCGGAGGACCTGGAAGTGTATTTTGGATGTGGATAAGCGCCTTAATTACAGCAGCCGCTTCATTCGTTGAAAGTACACTTGCACAACTGTATAAAAAAAGAGATGGGGATATTTATATTGGAGGGCCTGCTTACTACATTGAATATGGAATGCATCAAAAAGGATTTGCAGTTATTTATGCTTTTATTATCGTCTTAACCTATACATTTGGCTTCAGTGCAATTCAAGCCAATACTATTGCAACGTCATTTAGGGATGTATTATCTATTCCTCCACTATTAACTGGAGTTGGATTAGCATTGATCACTTCAATGATTATTTTTGGTGGGGCTTCAACAATTGCTAAAATGACATCAAAGATTGTTCCAATTATGGCTCTATTCTATATAGGAATTGGTCTTTTTGTTATGATTACTCACTTTGATTATATTCCAACTTTTTTTATGACTATTTTCCAAGATGCTTTTCAGCCATCTCCCTTAATTGGAGGAACCGTGATGTATACCATCATCATTGGAATTAAACGTGGTGTTTTTTCTAATGAAGCTGGAATGGGATCGGGTGCTCATGCAGCCGCGGTAACTAATAGCGATAATCCTACTGATCAAGGCTATATTCAATCTTTTGGAGTTTATGTTACAACACTATTTATTTGTACGATTACTGCTTTTTTAATTATGGTGACTAATGCCGTGGAAGTTGGCACGACTCACAGTAATGGAATCGAGTTAACTCAGTATGCTTTAACAGAACTATTTGGCCCAATTGGTGGAGTTATTTTAGCGATTTCTATTTTCTTCTTCGCTTTTAGTACCATTTTAACTGGATATTTTTATGGTGAATGTAATGTAAAATATTTATGTAAGAATGAAAAGATTCTTTATCCTGTCAGAGTAATTGTGTTAATTGTGATTTTGATTTCATCCATCGGCTCAGCCTCATTGATTTGGTCACTTGTCGACTTAGGAGTTGCATTAACTGCCACAATTAATGTTATGGCCCTTTGTTATTTGGCTAAAGAGGTTAAAGTTATTATGAATAAGAAAAGGTCGTAA